A single genomic interval of Granulicella tundricola MP5ACTX9 harbors:
- a CDS encoding IS5 family transposase: MKQQTFASQSIFEKYGRKSRRELFLDEMEVVVPWPELQALVEPHYPKAGNGRRPVGLAIMLRTYFMQQWFNLSDPGVEEAFYESFTLRRFAGVDLGVAPAPDETTVLRFRHLLEKHDLGGAMLDAVNLHLAARGIRIETGTIVDATIIHAPSSTKNEKKERDPAMRQTRKGKQWYFGLKAHIGVDAKEGHVHSVATSAANVSDVHMLPDLLHGEERKVWGDGGYQGQTKAIRQAAPKAQDMTCKRTRFKNYVDEAAKKKNTTKSKVRAKVEHVFRILKRVFGFDKVRYRGIAKNHHRLCANFALINLYLHRKHLAGTAA, encoded by the coding sequence ATGAAGCAGCAGACGTTTGCGTCCCAGTCGATCTTTGAGAAGTATGGGCGGAAGTCTCGGCGGGAGCTGTTTTTGGATGAGATGGAAGTGGTTGTTCCGTGGCCCGAGTTACAGGCTCTGGTCGAACCGCACTACCCGAAGGCCGGCAACGGCCGTCGTCCTGTCGGGCTTGCGATCATGCTTCGGACGTACTTTATGCAACAGTGGTTCAACTTGTCCGACCCCGGCGTCGAAGAGGCGTTTTATGAGTCCTTCACGCTGCGGCGGTTCGCTGGTGTTGACCTGGGCGTGGCTCCGGCACCGGATGAAACGACAGTGCTGCGCTTCCGCCACCTGCTCGAAAAGCATGACCTTGGCGGTGCCATGCTCGACGCGGTGAACCTGCATCTGGCGGCCAGGGGCATCCGCATCGAGACCGGCACGATCGTGGATGCGACCATTATTCATGCGCCTTCTTCGACCAAGAACGAGAAGAAAGAGCGTGATCCGGCGATGCGTCAGACTCGTAAGGGCAAGCAGTGGTACTTCGGACTGAAGGCGCACATCGGCGTTGATGCAAAAGAAGGTCACGTGCACTCAGTGGCAACGTCGGCGGCCAACGTCTCCGACGTACACATGCTGCCGGATCTGCTACATGGGGAGGAGCGAAAGGTGTGGGGCGACGGCGGCTATCAAGGCCAGACCAAGGCCATCCGGCAGGCCGCGCCCAAGGCCCAGGACATGACCTGCAAGCGAACCAGGTTCAAGAACTATGTCGATGAAGCGGCAAAGAAGAAGAATACGACGAAATCAAAAGTAAGAGCGAAAGTAGAACACGTCTTCCGTATCCTGAAGCGCGTCTTCGGCTTCGACAAGGTACGCTACAGAGGCATCGCCAAGAACCATCACCGGCTATGCGCCAACTTCGCCCTCATCAACCTCTACCTCCACCGCAAGCACCTGGCGGGAACCGCCGCCTAG
- a CDS encoding ATP-dependent nuclease codes for MKLIKARIINFRSIEDSNDVQIEPTVTVLVGQNDSGKTGFLQALDRTNSVNPKQTFNPIEDYPRRYLTKYERELAKDPPVVVQLTYSASSGEIASINNDLGPVVGDPFFFSVDFKYGGGKAIGLSVNESPLISQILAIDPLKLLAAPELGKTSTLRQFFTKLEAIDLNEAAKAQIDALRAKFLPGADNWDSLLSYYIYKQYVASRLPQFVYFDDYKLLPGKVNLPSFQQRVAAAIAQKKALSDQDSTVQALLRMAGISLEELNSPTNYETIKAKLESFSNDITDRVFKYWKQNTELDVLFDIKSDANDLAPFNSGNNLYIRIASRRHRMSMPFDRRSKGFIWFFSFIIWFASVKEEVNAKNDLVLLLDEPGLSLHALAQADFLGYIRELSSDYQVIYTTHSPFMVDSDKLLEVRVVQDQDGSGTKISSNLSGSDPKTLFPLQAALGYTIAQNLFISTRNLLVEGPSELLYFKHFSALLEAAKRVSLREDITIVPTGGLDKVATFVSLLGASGLEIVVLHDYEKNNAQNLADIIKLKAIDQKKVRTFSEYRPGAAKGENSPTDIEDLLPVSMYLAAFNKTYSGSLKKEISEGKLPAGERIVDRINRYLIAAKESVRPSGGFNHYLVSQTICTTVPDSQNESAVLSAFEAMFKSVNALFSK; via the coding sequence ATGAAGCTGATCAAGGCACGCATAATAAACTTCCGTTCAATTGAGGACAGCAATGATGTTCAGATTGAACCAACGGTCACTGTTCTAGTTGGTCAAAACGATTCCGGAAAGACGGGATTCTTGCAAGCACTAGACCGTACTAATTCAGTAAATCCAAAACAGACGTTTAATCCAATAGAGGATTATCCGCGGCGGTATCTAACAAAGTATGAGCGTGAGCTAGCGAAAGATCCACCTGTAGTGGTTCAACTCACTTATAGCGCAAGCTCCGGAGAGATAGCTTCTATAAACAACGACTTAGGTCCGGTTGTCGGAGACCCCTTTTTCTTTTCCGTAGATTTTAAGTATGGCGGAGGCAAGGCAATAGGGCTTAGCGTCAACGAGAGCCCTCTAATTTCTCAGATACTCGCAATAGATCCTCTCAAATTGCTCGCGGCCCCCGAGCTTGGAAAGACCTCAACGTTGCGGCAGTTTTTTACTAAACTTGAAGCTATTGACCTGAATGAAGCTGCGAAAGCACAGATAGATGCTCTCCGAGCTAAGTTCTTGCCGGGTGCGGATAATTGGGATAGCTTGCTCAGCTATTACATCTACAAGCAATATGTAGCGTCAAGGTTGCCCCAGTTTGTTTACTTTGATGATTACAAGTTGTTGCCCGGAAAAGTCAATTTGCCCAGTTTTCAGCAGAGAGTAGCTGCCGCAATTGCGCAGAAGAAGGCCCTTTCCGATCAAGACTCAACCGTTCAAGCTCTTCTCAGAATGGCCGGCATATCGCTTGAAGAACTTAATAGTCCAACTAACTACGAGACGATTAAGGCGAAACTGGAGTCATTTTCGAATGATATTACCGATCGCGTATTCAAATATTGGAAGCAGAATACCGAACTAGATGTTCTTTTTGACATCAAGAGCGATGCCAATGATTTAGCCCCTTTCAATAGCGGCAATAATTTGTACATTCGAATTGCAAGCCGAAGGCATCGCATGTCGATGCCGTTCGACAGGCGAAGCAAGGGCTTTATCTGGTTCTTCAGCTTCATCATATGGTTTGCCAGTGTCAAGGAGGAGGTCAACGCAAAGAATGATCTCGTCTTACTCCTCGATGAGCCCGGCCTTAGCTTGCATGCACTGGCGCAAGCAGATTTTCTCGGTTATATTCGTGAACTCTCAAGCGACTATCAAGTCATCTATACAACACACTCTCCTTTCATGGTTGACAGCGACAAACTCTTGGAAGTTCGTGTTGTACAAGATCAAGATGGGAGTGGAACGAAAATTAGTTCAAATCTCAGCGGCTCAGACCCTAAAACCCTATTCCCGTTGCAAGCAGCGCTTGGTTATACGATCGCACAAAATTTATTTATATCCACACGCAATCTATTAGTGGAAGGGCCATCAGAGTTGCTGTACTTCAAACATTTTTCAGCATTACTGGAGGCCGCAAAGCGTGTTTCTCTGCGGGAGGATATTACAATCGTGCCAACCGGGGGATTGGACAAAGTTGCTACTTTTGTGTCTCTTCTAGGAGCAAGCGGACTGGAGATAGTCGTACTTCACGACTACGAGAAAAACAACGCCCAAAACTTGGCGGATATTATAAAGCTTAAGGCAATCGATCAAAAAAAGGTCCGAACTTTTAGTGAATACCGTCCCGGAGCGGCCAAAGGTGAAAACAGCCCGACGGATATTGAAGACTTGTTGCCAGTGAGCATGTATCTCGCAGCATTTAATAAGACCTACTCAGGCTCGTTGAAGAAGGAGATTTCTGAAGGCAAGCTTCCTGCTGGTGAGCGCATCGTCGACCGAATCAACCGCTACCTGATAGCCGCTAAAGAATCAGTTAGGCCCTCCGGGGGGTTCAATCATTATCTGGTCTCGCAGACAATTTGCACTACGGTTCCGGATAGCCAGAACGAATCAGCGGTGCTCAGCGCATTTGAAGCAATGTTCAAATCTGTAAACGCACTTTTTAGCAAGTAA